GCGCGGCGGCCTCGGAGGCCCAGCTCGGCAAGGCCGAAGACCTTGTCGACGAAGGGGCGATCGTCGCCCCGGCCGACGGAATCGTGGAGAGTGTCCTCGTTGCAGACGGGGATCTGGTTCCTCCAGGCGGGCCCGTGATCCAGTTTGCGGATCCGTCGGACATCTGGCTTCGGGTGTGTCTACCCGAGTCTCAGTTGTCGAAGGTCCAAGTTGGCGATACGGCCGAGCTGAAGGTCGATGGTCTTTCCGATTTAGTTCCAGCCGTCGTCGAGCGAATCGCCACCCAGGGCGAGTTCACGCCGGCGAACCTGCAGACGCCGGAAGAGCGTGGGAAGCAGGTTTTTGCCGTGCGCCTCCGTCTGGCGCGGGTGGAATCGAAGATTCGGGCCGGAATGGCGGCGACCGTCAAGCGTGTCGGGGGATGGCAGTGAGCGCAATCGTCGCCGAGGATCTCACCAAGCGCTTCGGCTCCGTCACCGCGGTCGAATCGATGAGCCTCACGGTGGAGAAGGGCACGATCTTCGGCTTCTTGGGGCCGAACGGCAGCGGCAAGAGCACCTTCATCCGGATGCTCTGCGGCCTCTTGGCGCCCACCGACGGCACCGCGACCGTGAACGGGTACGACGTGGTGCGCGAGAGCGAGTCCGTGAAGCGTTCGATCGGCTATATGAGCCAGTCGTTTGCGCTGTACGGAGACCTGACCGTCGAGGAGAATCTCACGTTTTTCGGCGGCGTGTACGGGCTGCGCGGAGCGCACCTGAAGGAGCGCATGGAGACCGTCGTCGAGTTGGTGGGGATCCGACCGTACTTCGAGCGGCGGGCGGGCCAACTATCCGGTGGTTGGAAACAACGCCTCGCCCTGGCCGCCGCCTTGATCCACGAACCCGAGATCGTGTTCCTCGACGAGCCGACCGCGGGGATCGACCCGGTGGCGCGGCGGGACCTCTGGGACCTTTTGTTTCAACTTGCCGGGGAAGGCAAGACCCTGTTCGTCACGACGCACTACATGGATGAGGCCGAGCGGTGCAACGACATCGCGTACATCTATCTTTCGAAGCTGATGGTGCGGGGCACCCCTTCGGACCTCAAGGCGCTTCCGGAGGTGTCACCCGAGGGAACGCGCCGAATCGCCGTTCTGAGCGCGAGCCCGGCGCAGGCGCTCATGACTCTGAGGAAGCAGCCGTTCACGGTGGACGCGACGCTGGTCGAGGCCGAGGTCCACCTTCTGGTAGACGCCGCGACGCGGGATCGCGACGTGGTGGAAGCGATGCGCGATGCGGGCCTCCCCGAGCCGCCGATCCGCGAGATCGAGCCGTCCCTGGAGGATGTCTTCGTGACGCTGACGCGAAGGATGGCCAAGCCGTGAACGGGCTCTGGGCCGTCGCCCGCAAGGAGCTGGCGCATCTGATGCGCGACCGCGCGAGCCTCATCCTCGCGCTGGCGATTCCCATCTTCCAGGTGTGCATGTACGGCTACGCGATCGACTTCGACGTGCGGCACATCCCCACGGCGGTCGTGGACTTCGACCGAAGCCGCGAGAGCCGGGAGTACCTGGCCAAGCTACACGCGACCCAGTACTTGGATCTCAACTTCACGGTCCCCACGGCCGAAGAGGCGGCGCGGTTGGTGCGTGCCAACACGGCCCGCGTGGCGGTGATCATCCCACCGGATTTCAGCCGGACGCTGTTGGCGGGCGGCCACCCTCAGGTGGGCGTGTTGCTCGACGGCTCGGACAGCCAGGTTGCCACGCGGGCGCGAACGGCGTTCATTGCGGCGCCGGGGCCGCCGTCACCGGGCCAGGTGGATGCGCGCGTCGATGTGCTCTTCAACCCGAACATGAGCACCGCGGTGTTCATGATTCCGGGCCTGGTGGGGCTCATTCTCCAGATCGTGCTCAGCTCGCTCACGTCCAACAGCATCGTGCGGGAGCGCGACCAGGGCTCGCTCGAGCAGCTCATGGTCACTCCGGTCGGCAAATACGGCCTGATGTTGGGCAAGCTCGCGCCGTTCTTCGTGTTGGGGCTGTTGGAGATGAGCGGGATCATCTACCTTGGGGCGTTGCTGTTCGACGTCCACGTGGCGGGGAATATGATTCTGCTGTTCGTGCTTTCGCTCCCGTTCATCGTCGCGTCGCTGGCGATCGGGCTGCTGATCAGCACGATTGCGCGCACGCAGGCGCAGGCGTTGCAGATGTCGACTCTGATCTTCATGCCCTCGATCCTGATGTCCGGCTTCATCTTCCCGCGCGACACGATGCCCGGCTTGCTCCGGATCATCTCGAACGCCCTGCCGCTGACGCACCAGTTGGAGATCCTGCGGGGTGTGGAGGTGCGGGCCGCGGGCTACGGGGAGCTCTGGGGCAGTTTTGTGGCGACGTCGGTGATTGCGGTGGCTCTTCTCGTGGTGGCCACCTCCAAGTTCCAAAAGAGCGTCGGCTGATCTGGAGTGCGCCGATCCATGGGCGCAGAAAGGTTGCGCAGAAGGTGCCACGCCCGCTAGACGGGCGTGCCGAAACCCCCCAAAAGGGAATGCGTTCTCGTGCGGCGAACAGTTCCTCGTGAACACTCGCCTCCTCGCCGCTCTCCTTGCCTGCACCGGTGTCGCCGCTGTCCGGGCACAGTCTCTGCCCGCCAACGCCTACGCAGGCCTGGAGTGGCGCTGCATCGGTCCGTTCCGAGGCGGCCGCACCGTGGGCGCGACCGGTGTGCCAGGGCATCCCAGCACGTTCCTCGTGGGCGTGAACAACGGGGGCGTGTGGAAGACCGATGATTACGGACTCACATGGAATCCCATCTTCGACGACCAACCCACGGGCTCGATCGGCACTGTGGCGGTGGCGCCCTCCGACGCGAACCGGATCTACGTGGGAAGCGGGGAAGGGCTGCAGCGGCCGGACCTTTCGGTGGGCGACGGGGTGTACCGCTCCGACGACGGCGGCGAGACGTGGAAGCACATGGGCCTGCGCGACGGGCTTCAGATTCCGGCGATCGTGGTGAACCCCAAGGACAAGGACGAGTTGTTCGTCGGAGTGCTGGGTCACCCGTACGGCCCGAACACCGAGCGCGGAGTCTTTCGTTCGACGAACGGCGGGCAGTCGTGGTCCAAGGTGCTCTACATCGACGAGAACACCGGCGCCGCCACGTTGGCGATGCACCCCACCAACCCGAAAATCGTGTACGCGGACCTCTGGTCGGCGAGGCAGGGACCCTGGGAGAACGGAGCGTGGCAGGGGCCCGGGAGCGGGTTGTATGTGACCGCCGACAGCGGCGCCCACTGGCGCAAGCTCACGAAGGGGCTGCCGACGTTCGCCGAAGGTCTGGGTCGCATCGGCGTGGCCATCGCGCCCAGCAAGCCCTCGCGCATGTATGCGATGGTCGATGCGGCTCGCCTCGGCGGCGTCTACCGCTCGGACGATGCGGGCGAGAGTTGGCGGCGGGTGAGCGATCAGCAGCGGTTGTGGGGGCGCGGCGACGACTTCGCCGAGGTGAAGGTCGATCCCAAGAACCCGGATCGCATCTACGTTGCGAACACCTCGCTCTACCGGAGCGAGGACGCGGGCGAGACGTGGACGTGCATCAAGGGCTCGCCGGGCGGGGACGACTACCACACGGTTTGGATCGATCCGGATCGTCCCGAGGTGATCCTCACCGCCGCCGACCAGGGCGCGGCGATCTCCGTCAACGACGGCCGCACGTGGAGCAGTTGGTACAACCAGCCGACCGCGCAGTTCTACCACGTGGCGACGGACAACGCTTTCCCCTACCGCGTGTACGGGGGACAGCAGGAGAGCGGCTCGGCCGGCGTGTTGAGCCGCGGCCCGGACGGGCAGATCACGTTCCGGGATTGGCACCCTGTGGGAGCCGACGAGTACGCCTACGTCGCGCCCGATCCCCTCGATCCCAACCTCATCTACGGAGGGAAGGTCACCCGTTACGACCATCGCACAGGGCGCGCCGAGAACGTGGGTCCGAACTGGCGTGGGGAGGGGCACCGCGCGTTGCGAACGATGCCGCTGCTCTTCTCGCCGGTGGATCGCAAGACGCTGTACTTCGCCACCGAAGTCTTGTACAAGACCGACGATGCGGCGAAGACGTGGCAAGTGATCAGCCCCGATCTTTCGCGTCCGCAACCCGCAGTGCCGGCGAGCGTCGGCGTGTTCGCCACGCAGGATCTTGCGACGATGCGGCGAAGGGGCGTGATCTACGCGGTGGCGCCCTCGAACAAGACCGTGGACACGATCTGGGCGGGAACGGACGACGGGCTGATCCACCTCACGCGCGACGGCGGGAAGAGCTGGAAGGACGTCACGCCACCCGAACTCACGCCTTGGAGCAAGGTGTCGCAGCTTGATGCCGGCCACTTCGACGACGACACGGTGTACGCGGCCATCAATCGGATCCGGGTGGACGATCTGAAGCCCTGGATCTACCGCACGCACGATGGCGGCAAGACCTGGAAGCGCATCACCTCGGGCTTGCCGGACAACGAGCCGGTGAACACGGTGCGCGAAGATCCCGTCGCGCGGGGGCTGCTGTACTGCGGAACGGAGCGGGCGGTCTACTTCTCGCTCGACGACGGCGACCACTGGAACCTCCTGCGCCAGAACATGCCCGCGACGTCGATTCGGGACCTGGTGGTGAAGGACGCCGATCTCGTCGTGGGGACGCACGGTCGTTCGTTCTGGATCCTGGACGACGTTTCGCCTCTGCGACAGATGGCGGTTTCGACCCCCCCGGTGACGAACCAAGACCTCTACCTCTTTGCCCCGCAGCCGTCCTACCGGCTGGTGTGGAACCAGAACACCGACACGCCGCTGCCTCCGGAGGAGCCGGCGGGCAAGAACCCGCCCGACGGGGCCATTCTCTACTACTGGCTGCGCGGCCCGGTCGCGAGCCCCGTAACGATCGAGATCGTGGATGGCGACGGCAAGGTCGTCCGCAGGTACTCGAGCGACGACAAGCCTGTGCCGATCGACCCCGACGCGATCACGGTGATGACGCTCTGGGCGCGCCCGCCCGAGCGGGTGAGCGCGGAGCCGGGCTTGCACCGCCTGGTGTGGGACCAGTACTCCCAACCGCCCGGCGGCGGTCCCCGCCTCCCGATGACCGCAGTGAAAGGCGACACCCCCGTGGGCCCGCGCGGCGAGTGGATGCCCGCCGGAACCTACACGGTGCGGCTGAAGGCCGGAGGTGCCACCCGGGAGCAGAAACTGGAGCTCAAACCCGACCCAAGATAATCTGGGAGTGCCCGAGCTCGCGCGAGTCTGGGAGTGCGCGAGCAAGCTCGAATCTGGGAGTGCGCGCGCTTGCGCGCCGCCCTGAACCCGAGCGACTTGTCGCGAGTCTCGAGCCGCCGAGCAAGCTCGGCTGAGAAAAGGCGACGAGCAAGCTCGCGCACTCCCAGGCTATTCCGACAGGAACGGGTAGCGGTAGTCCACCGGCGGTTCGAAGGTCTCCTTGATCGTCCGGGCGCTCAGCCACCGGTAGAGGTTGAGCTGGGAGCCGGCCTTGTCGTTCGTGCCGCTGGCCCTTGCGCCTCCGAACGGCTGCTGGCCGACCACGGCCCCCGTCGGCTTGTCGTTGATGTAGAAGTTCCCGGCGGCGTGGCGAAGCATCCGCGTCGCCGTCTCGATCGCGCCCCGGTCGGTGGCGATCACCGCGCCGGTGAGCGCGTAGGGCGACGTGCCGTCGACGAGAGCGAGCGCCTCTTCCCACTTGTCCGCGTCGTACGTGTAGATCGTCAGCACCGGGCCGAAGATCTCCTCGCACATCGTCTTGACCTTGGGCTGTTTGGCCTCGATGACCGTGGGTTCGATGAAGTAGCCCTTCGACTTGTCATAGCCGCCTCCAATCAGGATCTCGCTGTCGGGGTCGTTCTTCGCGCTTTCGATGTACTTCGCAATCGAATCGAATGCCTTTTCGTCAATGACTGCATTGACAAAGTTGGAGAAATCCTCGACCGTGCCCATCTTGAAGGACCGAATCCCGGCCAGCAGCTTCTCTTTGATCTCGCCCGCAAGGTTGCTCGGCAGGTACGCCCGCGAAGCCGCCGAGCACTTCTGCCCCTGGAACTCGAACGCACCGCGCAGCAGGGCTGTCACCACCACGTCGGGATCCGCGCTCTTGTGGGCGATCACGAAGTCCTTGCCGCCCGTTTCACCCACAATTCGCGGGTAGGAGTTGTACTTTTCGATGTTCGCGCCGATCGTCCGCCACATCGTTTGGAAGACTCCCGTGGAGCCGGTGAAGTGGACGCCTGCGAAGGCGGGGTGGTTGAGGCACACGTCGCCGATCGTCGGACCGTCCACGAACACGAGATTGATGACACCGTCGGGGAGACCGGCCTCCTGCATCACCCGCATGAACATTTGGGCGCTGTAGATCGCCGAGTTCGCAGGTTTCCACACCACGACGTTGCCGCACATGGCGGCCGAGGTGGGCAGGTTCCCCGCGATCGCGGTGAAGTTGAAGGGGGTGACGGCGAGAACGAACCCCTCGAGGGCCCGATACTCCATGCGGTTGTGCACTCCGGGCGAGCTTGCGGGCTGCTGGCGGTAGATCTCGTCCAGGAAATGGACGTTGAACCGCAGGAAGTCGATGATCTCGCACGCCGAGTCGATTTCGGCTTGGAACGCGTTCTTGCTTTGGCCGAGCATCGTGGTGGCGTTCATGTACGGGCGGTACTTGCCCGCGATGAGGTCCGCGGCCTTGAGGAAGATCGCCGCGCGACTCTCCCAGTCCATCTCGGCCCATGCGGGAGCGGCGGCCAGGGCCGCGTCGATCGCCTGTTGCGCGTGCGACCGGTCGCCGGCGTGGTAGTGGCCGAGGGTGTGCGCGATCTCGTGCGGCGGGTGGAGGGCCTTGGTGTTGCCGCTCCGGACGGCTTGGCCGCCGATGGTCATCGGGATGTCCGCCTGCTGGCCCTTCAGCTCGGCGAGGACCTCCTTGAGCCGCGCCCGTTCGGGGGTTCCTGGCCCGTAGGAGAGCACGGGTTC
This portion of the Fimbriimonadaceae bacterium genome encodes:
- a CDS encoding ABC transporter ATP-binding protein produces the protein MSAIVAEDLTKRFGSVTAVESMSLTVEKGTIFGFLGPNGSGKSTFIRMLCGLLAPTDGTATVNGYDVVRESESVKRSIGYMSQSFALYGDLTVEENLTFFGGVYGLRGAHLKERMETVVELVGIRPYFERRAGQLSGGWKQRLALAAALIHEPEIVFLDEPTAGIDPVARRDLWDLLFQLAGEGKTLFVTTHYMDEAERCNDIAYIYLSKLMVRGTPSDLKALPEVSPEGTRRIAVLSASPAQALMTLRKQPFTVDATLVEAEVHLLVDAATRDRDVVEAMRDAGLPEPPIREIEPSLEDVFVTLTRRMAKP
- a CDS encoding ABC transporter permease, with amino-acid sequence MNGLWAVARKELAHLMRDRASLILALAIPIFQVCMYGYAIDFDVRHIPTAVVDFDRSRESREYLAKLHATQYLDLNFTVPTAEEAARLVRANTARVAVIIPPDFSRTLLAGGHPQVGVLLDGSDSQVATRARTAFIAAPGPPSPGQVDARVDVLFNPNMSTAVFMIPGLVGLILQIVLSSLTSNSIVRERDQGSLEQLMVTPVGKYGLMLGKLAPFFVLGLLEMSGIIYLGALLFDVHVAGNMILLFVLSLPFIVASLAIGLLISTIARTQAQALQMSTLIFMPSILMSGFIFPRDTMPGLLRIISNALPLTHQLEILRGVEVRAAGYGELWGSFVATSVIAVALLVVATSKFQKSVG
- the pruA gene encoding L-glutamate gamma-semialdehyde dehydrogenase — encoded protein: MKIGTFAYPAPRNEPVLSYGPGTPERARLKEVLAELKGQQADIPMTIGGQAVRSGNTKALHPPHEIAHTLGHYHAGDRSHAQQAIDAALAAAPAWAEMDWESRAAIFLKAADLIAGKYRPYMNATTMLGQSKNAFQAEIDSACEIIDFLRFNVHFLDEIYRQQPASSPGVHNRMEYRALEGFVLAVTPFNFTAIAGNLPTSAAMCGNVVVWKPANSAIYSAQMFMRVMQEAGLPDGVINLVFVDGPTIGDVCLNHPAFAGVHFTGSTGVFQTMWRTIGANIEKYNSYPRIVGETGGKDFVIAHKSADPDVVVTALLRGAFEFQGQKCSAASRAYLPSNLAGEIKEKLLAGIRSFKMGTVEDFSNFVNAVIDEKAFDSIAKYIESAKNDPDSEILIGGGYDKSKGYFIEPTVIEAKQPKVKTMCEEIFGPVLTIYTYDADKWEEALALVDGTSPYALTGAVIATDRGAIETATRMLRHAAGNFYINDKPTGAVVGQQPFGGARASGTNDKAGSQLNLYRWLSARTIKETFEPPVDYRYPFLSE